The following proteins are co-located in the Anomalospiza imberbis isolate Cuckoo-Finch-1a 21T00152 chromosome Z, ASM3175350v1, whole genome shotgun sequence genome:
- the ARK2C gene encoding E3 ubiquitin-protein ligase ARK2C isoform X3 yields MAPAHQHSGALHQPLAPVPALPFQDVAGPSFLPQALHQQYLLQQQLLEAQHRRLMPHPRRAQEHMSVQPHRLHPSFDFSHQLQTPQPMGPQPRYLAEGTDWDLSVDAGLTHAQFQVRPVPQPYQHYLATPRMHHFPRSTSSTQVVVHEIRNYPYPQLQLLALQGLNPSRHTSAVRESYEELLQLEDRLGSVSRGAVQNTIERFTFPHKYKKARKLRAKFSKGSQPSPTQRVQFPPCPHLRRPQEGKAEQDDGEESDTDEKCTICLSMLEDGEDVRRLPCMHLFHQVCVDQWLATSKKCPICRVDIETQLGSDS; encoded by the exons ATGGCCCCTGCGCACCAGCACAGCGGCGCCCTGCACCAGCCCCTGGCGCCGGTGCCCGCCCTGCCCTTCCAGGACGTCGCCGGACCCTCCTTCCTACCTCAGGCGCTACACCAGCAAtacctcctccagcagcagctcctcgaGGCACAGCACCGCCGGCTCATGCCCCATCCCAG GCGGGCCCAAGAGCACATGTCTGTCCAGCCTCACCGCCTACATCCCAGCTTCGACTTCAGCCACCAACTTCAGACTCCACAACCCATGGGCCCCCAGCCCAGGTATTTGGCAGAGGGCACGGACTG ggaCCTCAGTGTTGATGCGGGGCTGACTCACGCCCAGTTCCAGGTCCGGCCGGTGCCCCAGCCCTATCAGCATTACTTGGCTACACCTCGGATGCACCACTTCCCCAGAAGCACATCCTCAACCCAGGTG GTTGTTCATGAAATCAGAAATTACCCTTACCCTCAGCTTCAGCTGCTTGCTCTTCAGGGACTGAACCCAAGCAGGCACACATCCGCTGTGCGGGAGAGCTATGAA gagctgctgcagctggaggacaGGCTGGGCAGCGTGAGCCGGGGAGCCGTCCAGAACACCATCGAGAGATTCACCTTCCCCCACAAGTACAAGAAG GCTAGGAAGCTGCGGGCCAAATTTTCAAAAGGGTCTCAACCTTCTCCCACCCAGCGGGTGCAATTTCCCCCCTGTCCGCACCTG AGAAGACCACAGGAAGGCAAAGCTGAGCAAGATGATGGCGAGGAGTCAGATACCGACGAGAAATGCACAATCTGTCTGTCCATGCTTGAAGATGGAGAGGACGTCAG gCGGTTGCCCTGTATGCATCTCTTTCACCAAGTGTGCGTGGACCAGTGGCTGGCCACCAGCAAGAAGTGCCCGATCTGCAGGGTGGACATTGAAACACAGCTTGGCTCAGACAGCTGA
- the ARK2C gene encoding E3 ubiquitin-protein ligase ARK2C isoform X1 yields the protein MVLVHVGYLVLPVFGSVRNRGAPFQRSQHPHATSCRHFHLGPQPQLSADFTLPHAVQPQPGLAPHMAPAHQHSGALHQPLAPVPALPFQDVAGPSFLPQALHQQYLLQQQLLEAQHRRLMPHPRRAQEHMSVQPHRLHPSFDFSHQLQTPQPMGPQPRYLAEGTDWDLSVDAGLTHAQFQVRPVPQPYQHYLATPRMHHFPRSTSSTQVVVHEIRNYPYPQLQLLALQGLNPSRHTSAVRESYEELLQLEDRLGSVSRGAVQNTIERFTFPHKYKKARKLRAKFSKGSQPSPTQRVQFPPCPHLRRPQEGKAEQDDGEESDTDEKCTICLSMLEDGEDVRRLPCMHLFHQVCVDQWLATSKKCPICRVDIETQLGSDS from the exons GTGCTCCCTTTCAAAGGTCTCAGCATCCCCATGCTACCTCCTGCCGGCATTTCCACCTGGGTCCCCAGCCTCAGCTCTCGGCCGACTTCACTCTGCCTCACGCGGTGCAGCCGCAGCCGGGGCTGGCTCCCCACATGGCCCCTGCGCACCAGCACAGCGGCGCCCTGCACCAGCCCCTGGCGCCGGTGCCCGCCCTGCCCTTCCAGGACGTCGCCGGACCCTCCTTCCTACCTCAGGCGCTACACCAGCAAtacctcctccagcagcagctcctcgaGGCACAGCACCGCCGGCTCATGCCCCATCCCAG GCGGGCCCAAGAGCACATGTCTGTCCAGCCTCACCGCCTACATCCCAGCTTCGACTTCAGCCACCAACTTCAGACTCCACAACCCATGGGCCCCCAGCCCAGGTATTTGGCAGAGGGCACGGACTG ggaCCTCAGTGTTGATGCGGGGCTGACTCACGCCCAGTTCCAGGTCCGGCCGGTGCCCCAGCCCTATCAGCATTACTTGGCTACACCTCGGATGCACCACTTCCCCAGAAGCACATCCTCAACCCAGGTG GTTGTTCATGAAATCAGAAATTACCCTTACCCTCAGCTTCAGCTGCTTGCTCTTCAGGGACTGAACCCAAGCAGGCACACATCCGCTGTGCGGGAGAGCTATGAA gagctgctgcagctggaggacaGGCTGGGCAGCGTGAGCCGGGGAGCCGTCCAGAACACCATCGAGAGATTCACCTTCCCCCACAAGTACAAGAAG GCTAGGAAGCTGCGGGCCAAATTTTCAAAAGGGTCTCAACCTTCTCCCACCCAGCGGGTGCAATTTCCCCCCTGTCCGCACCTG AGAAGACCACAGGAAGGCAAAGCTGAGCAAGATGATGGCGAGGAGTCAGATACCGACGAGAAATGCACAATCTGTCTGTCCATGCTTGAAGATGGAGAGGACGTCAG gCGGTTGCCCTGTATGCATCTCTTTCACCAAGTGTGCGTGGACCAGTGGCTGGCCACCAGCAAGAAGTGCCCGATCTGCAGGGTGGACATTGAAACACAGCTTGGCTCAGACAGCTGA
- the ARK2C gene encoding E3 ubiquitin-protein ligase ARK2C isoform X2: MVLVHVGYLVLPVFGSVRNRGAPFQRSQHPHATSCRHFHLGPQPQLSADFTLPHAVQPQPGLAPHMAPAHQHSGALHQPLAPVPALPFQDVAGPSFLPQALHQQYLLQQQLLEAQHRRLMPHPRRAQEHMSVQPHRLHPSFDFSHQLQTPQPMGPQPRYLAEGTDWDLSVDAGLTHAQFQVRPVPQPYQHYLATPRMHHFPRSTSSTQVVVHEIRNYPYPQLQLLALQGLNPSRHTSAVRESYEELLQLEDRLGSVSRGAVQNTIERFTFPHKYKKRRPQEGKAEQDDGEESDTDEKCTICLSMLEDGEDVRRLPCMHLFHQVCVDQWLATSKKCPICRVDIETQLGSDS, translated from the exons GTGCTCCCTTTCAAAGGTCTCAGCATCCCCATGCTACCTCCTGCCGGCATTTCCACCTGGGTCCCCAGCCTCAGCTCTCGGCCGACTTCACTCTGCCTCACGCGGTGCAGCCGCAGCCGGGGCTGGCTCCCCACATGGCCCCTGCGCACCAGCACAGCGGCGCCCTGCACCAGCCCCTGGCGCCGGTGCCCGCCCTGCCCTTCCAGGACGTCGCCGGACCCTCCTTCCTACCTCAGGCGCTACACCAGCAAtacctcctccagcagcagctcctcgaGGCACAGCACCGCCGGCTCATGCCCCATCCCAG GCGGGCCCAAGAGCACATGTCTGTCCAGCCTCACCGCCTACATCCCAGCTTCGACTTCAGCCACCAACTTCAGACTCCACAACCCATGGGCCCCCAGCCCAGGTATTTGGCAGAGGGCACGGACTG ggaCCTCAGTGTTGATGCGGGGCTGACTCACGCCCAGTTCCAGGTCCGGCCGGTGCCCCAGCCCTATCAGCATTACTTGGCTACACCTCGGATGCACCACTTCCCCAGAAGCACATCCTCAACCCAGGTG GTTGTTCATGAAATCAGAAATTACCCTTACCCTCAGCTTCAGCTGCTTGCTCTTCAGGGACTGAACCCAAGCAGGCACACATCCGCTGTGCGGGAGAGCTATGAA gagctgctgcagctggaggacaGGCTGGGCAGCGTGAGCCGGGGAGCCGTCCAGAACACCATCGAGAGATTCACCTTCCCCCACAAGTACAAGAAG AGAAGACCACAGGAAGGCAAAGCTGAGCAAGATGATGGCGAGGAGTCAGATACCGACGAGAAATGCACAATCTGTCTGTCCATGCTTGAAGATGGAGAGGACGTCAG gCGGTTGCCCTGTATGCATCTCTTTCACCAAGTGTGCGTGGACCAGTGGCTGGCCACCAGCAAGAAGTGCCCGATCTGCAGGGTGGACATTGAAACACAGCTTGGCTCAGACAGCTGA